A region of Capra hircus breed San Clemente chromosome 11, ASM170441v1, whole genome shotgun sequence DNA encodes the following proteins:
- the CALM2 gene encoding calmodulin isoform X2 — translation MRSLGQNPTEAELQDMINEVDADGNGTIDFPEFLTMMARKMKDTDSEEEIREAFRVFDKDGNGYISAAELRHVMTNLGEKLTDEEVDEMIREADIDGDGQVNYEEFVQMMTAK, via the exons ATGCGGTCTCTTGGGCAGAATCCCACAGAAGCAGAGTTACAGGACATGATTAATGAAGTAGATGCTGATG GTAATGGCACAATTGACTTCCCGGAATTTCTGACAATGAtggcaagaaaaatgaaagatacagacagtgaagaagaaattAGAGAAGCATTCCGTGTGTTTGATAAG GATGGTAATGGCTATATTAGTGCAGCAGAGCTCCGCCATGTGATGACAAACCTTGGAGAGAAGTTAACAGATGAAGAGGTTGATGAAATGATCAGGGAAGCAGATATTGATGGTGATGGTCAAGTAAACTATGAAG agTTTGTACAAATGATGACAGCAAAGTGA
- the CALM2 gene encoding calmodulin isoform X1 gives MADQLTEEQIAEFKEAFSLFDKDGDGTITTKELGTVMRSLGQNPTEAELQDMINEVDADGNGTIDFPEFLTMMARKMKDTDSEEEIREAFRVFDKDGNGYISAAELRHVMTNLGEKLTDEEVDEMIREADIDGDGQVNYEEFVQMMTAK, from the exons ATG gcTGACCAGCTGACTGAAGAGCAGATTGCAG aATTCAAAGAAGCTTTTTCACTATTTGACAAGGATGGTGATGGAACTATAACAACAAAGGAATTGGGAACTGTAATGCGGTCTCTTGGGCAGAATCCCACAGAAGCAGAGTTACAGGACATGATTAATGAAGTAGATGCTGATG GTAATGGCACAATTGACTTCCCGGAATTTCTGACAATGAtggcaagaaaaatgaaagatacagacagtgaagaagaaattAGAGAAGCATTCCGTGTGTTTGATAAG GATGGTAATGGCTATATTAGTGCAGCAGAGCTCCGCCATGTGATGACAAACCTTGGAGAGAAGTTAACAGATGAAGAGGTTGATGAAATGATCAGGGAAGCAGATATTGATGGTGATGGTCAAGTAAACTATGAAG agTTTGTACAAATGATGACAGCAAAGTGA